In one bacterium genomic region, the following are encoded:
- the pilO gene encoding type 4a pilus biogenesis protein PilO codes for MKAFGKIEIKASGLLKIAVILFIGVMVLYIWYAQVYKPNQETIEEKTATLTQLRAKLQRAKATLANEAKLRWELERLFAQYKLVEELMPAERDIPNFISKIYLAAKQADVSIIRIEPRPSVPQTYYIVDPYALQIKTTFAGLGKFLALISNLPFTALVDELKITRSGQGENQIEVTMIVNTHHMTAEQRITRIEEVTKKAQKRGKRRPRRSTPKPPTPPKPKPPA; via the coding sequence ATGAAAGCTTTTGGTAAAATAGAAATAAAAGCTTCTGGGCTTCTAAAAATAGCCGTTATACTTTTCATAGGCGTAATGGTGCTTTACATATGGTATGCCCAGGTTTACAAACCCAATCAGGAAACCATAGAGGAAAAGACGGCTACACTAACGCAGTTAAGGGCAAAGCTCCAAAGAGCAAAAGCGACCCTCGCGAACGAAGCCAAATTGCGATGGGAACTGGAGAGACTTTTCGCGCAATACAAACTCGTAGAAGAATTAATGCCCGCTGAAAGAGATATACCCAACTTCATAAGCAAAATTTATCTCGCTGCAAAACAGGCAGATGTATCAATAATAAGAATTGAACCAAGACCGTCTGTTCCGCAAACATATTACATTGTTGACCCGTACGCGCTGCAAATAAAGACAACATTCGCGGGATTGGGAAAATTCCTGGCTTTAATTTCCAATCTGCCGTTTACAGCACTTGTAGATGAACTAAAAATAACCAGAAGCGGCCAAGGCGAAAACCAGATAGAGGTAACAATGATAGTTAATACTCATCACATGACCGCGGAGCAAAGGATAACCAGGATAGAAGAAGTAACTAAAAAAGCCCAAAAACGAGGCAAACGACGACCAAGGCGGTCAACGCCAAAACCGCCTACACCACCAAAACCAAAACCACCTGCGTAA
- a CDS encoding PilN domain-containing protein has protein sequence MFKINLLPPELKKKKKARLIDRTVIYGALLIVGEIMLLYIISLSQQSRINELEGEIAFVQTELKKYEPKLAILKQIDKIKGELKKRLTAIQQLDNKRAYWVRLLSDFSELVPDYLWVIDLIDKGNKQLESSGKSYNLKSIAMFLANLIESKLFENINIGAITMQHGKEGDVYSFTITMSVAGAYDTLKLGKFEIDTTSTNKKKRIVGGFITSTRKKLGLYSKEEAKIMFSGINP, from the coding sequence ATGTTTAAAATAAATTTACTTCCGCCTGAATTAAAAAAGAAAAAGAAAGCAAGACTTATAGATAGAACCGTTATTTACGGTGCTCTGCTCATAGTAGGGGAGATCATGCTGCTTTACATTATCTCTTTATCGCAACAAAGCCGAATAAACGAGCTGGAAGGTGAAATAGCATTCGTGCAGACAGAACTAAAAAAGTACGAACCAAAACTCGCAATCCTCAAACAAATAGACAAAATAAAAGGCGAACTCAAAAAGAGACTAACGGCAATTCAGCAACTCGACAACAAGCGCGCATATTGGGTAAGGCTGCTGTCTGACTTTTCTGAATTGGTTCCCGATTATCTGTGGGTAATAGATTTGATAGACAAAGGCAACAAACAACTCGAAAGTTCAGGAAAAAGCTACAATCTTAAATCTATAGCCATGTTCCTCGCAAACCTCATAGAGTCAAAACTGTTCGAGAACATAAATATAGGTGCAATAACCATGCAGCACGGGAAAGAAGGCGATGTATACTCGTTTACCATAACCATGTCCGTGGCGGGCGCCTATGATACTCTCAAACTCGGGAAATTCGAAATCGACACGACATCCACCAACAAAAAGAAACGCATTGTAGGCGGATTCATAACATCGACGCGGAAGAAGCTTGGACTTTACTCGAAGGAAGAAGCCAAAATAATGTTTTCGGGAATAAACCCATGA
- the pilM gene encoding type IV pilus assembly protein PilM produces MGKKIKLGLGKRTKKLAGLDIGTFSLKLAILESDKMGNLTLKNIRKKLLTPGQIVDKEIRDHEGIVYAIQSFVDEVDPKLSEVCIAVAGRKILVDRLVIPEPTGKGKRDVLLKQAITLEAEQRIPTGIDSVQLDFVELGSDGKNVSVLLVAARNDIVDDYVGVVVEAGLIPTIVDLEAIAAYNIFEYNYEIGPQTNIAIADIGHNVTNVVFIIGGNLFSIRDIGTAAKNVWGRFQSELRISTDELKRYMKSEAVPENSPTTKKAIYNSIEELSAGLGMAFSYIENAPGGGSIDRLFISGGAVMIPFLAESLASRLGIPCEIIDPLKKISYEPEAHEDLSTVERRATYAVALGLAIRGGEA; encoded by the coding sequence TGGGTAATCTAACGCTGAAAAACATTCGTAAAAAACTGCTAACTCCCGGACAGATAGTCGACAAAGAAATAAGAGACCACGAGGGCATCGTTTACGCGATACAGTCTTTCGTTGACGAGGTCGACCCAAAACTAAGCGAGGTATGCATAGCAGTGGCTGGAAGAAAAATTCTGGTTGACAGACTCGTAATACCTGAACCAACTGGCAAAGGTAAAAGGGATGTTCTCCTGAAACAGGCTATAACGCTGGAGGCTGAGCAAAGAATCCCAACGGGAATAGACAGTGTTCAGCTCGATTTCGTTGAGCTCGGCTCGGATGGGAAGAATGTTTCGGTCTTACTCGTAGCTGCCCGCAATGACATAGTCGACGACTATGTTGGCGTTGTAGTGGAGGCTGGGTTAATACCCACAATAGTTGACCTCGAAGCCATCGCTGCGTATAATATTTTTGAATACAACTATGAAATAGGACCCCAAACTAACATAGCTATAGCAGATATCGGACACAATGTAACGAATGTCGTGTTTATAATCGGCGGCAATCTTTTCAGCATAAGAGACATAGGCACTGCCGCAAAAAATGTGTGGGGCAGATTCCAGAGCGAGCTCAGGATATCCACTGATGAACTCAAGCGATACATGAAATCTGAAGCTGTTCCGGAAAACTCGCCAACGACAAAAAAGGCAATATACAATTCTATAGAAGAACTGAGCGCTGGTTTAGGAATGGCATTCTCATACATTGAGAACGCACCAGGAGGCGGAAGCATCGACAGACTTTTCATAAGCGGCGGAGCTGTTATGATACCGTTCCTCGCTGAGTCGTTAGCATCAAGACTGGGTATCCCGTGCGAAATAATTGACCCACTGAAAAAGATATCATACGAACCCGAAGCACACGAAGACCTGTCAACGGTCGAGCGAAGAGCTACCTATGCGGTGGCTCTGGGACTGGCGATAAGAGGAGGGGAAGCATAG